GACCTTGGCCAGGTGCTGGAAGTCGAGGTGGGTATAGATCTGCGTGGTGGCGATGTCCGCATGGCCAAGCAGTTCCTGCACGCCACGCAGGTCACCGGACGATTCCAGGATATGGCTGGCGAAACTGTGCCGCAGCATGTGCGGGTGCACGTGCTTGAACAGGCCCTGGCGTTGCGCCAGCTGGCGGATGCGGATCTGCACCGCGCGTTGGCTGATCGGCCCGTTGCGGCCGGGAAACACCGGCGAGGCCGGGCCACCACCACTCTCCGTGCGCCACGCCTGCAGCGCTTCGCGCGCCGGCCGGCCGAACGGCACGCGGCGTTGGCGATTGCCCTTGCCCAGCACGTTGACCAGGCCACTGGCGAAATCCAGGTCGCGCCAGGTCAGCGCGCAGACTTCGCTCAGGCGCAGGCCGGAGGAGTAGAACAGTTCCAGCAGCGCGCGGTCGCGGCGGCCGAGCTCGCCTTCCGGCTCCAGCTCGACCAGCTGCACGGCTTCGTCGGCGTCGAGGACCTGTGGCAACCGGCGCGGTGCGCGCGGTGCCTTCAGCGTCGCCGCCGGGCTGACCTCGATGCGCCCGTGCTTGAGCAGCCAGGCATAGAAGCTCCGGCACGCCGACAACCGGCGCTGCAGGCTCTTCGCGGACAGGCCACGGCGATGCTCATCGGCAACAAACTGGCGCAGCGCGTCGGCATCGAGTGCCTCCACCGCCACGCCACGCGGCTCGGCCCAGACCGAGAGCGCATCCAGGTCGCGGCGGTAGGCGTCGAGCGTATGCGCCGACATCCGCCGCTCCACCTGCAGGTGCTGCAGGAAGGCCTGTACCGCGCTCATCGTCGTGATGTCCTGCTCAGCCCGCGAAGCGCTTCAGGCCGGCGACCAGGGCATCGCCCATCATGCGCAGGAACAGCGTGCCCATGCCCGGATAGAAGCGGTTCGGATCGTGGCTGCCGACCGCAATCAGGCCCACGCCCGGCAGCGGCAGCAGCGCCGTGGTCTGCACTTCCTCGCTGCGCACGCCATACAGCACGGCATTCTTTTCCGGCTGCAGGCGCCCGCAGATCGGCTCGCCGTCCTTCAGGCAGTCGCGGAACGGGCCCAGCTGCGGATCATCGGCGGCGATCACCTGCAGCCAGTCGGCCTGCTCCAGCCCGGCCACCGGCGTGTGCACCACCAGCCGTACCAGGTCCCCGGCGAAATCTTCCTGCAGCGAGGCGGCCATCGCACGCAGGGTATCGGCGGCGTTGTCCTGCTTCATCAGTGCCAGGGTCAGCTGATGCGTGCGCACTGCCAGGCGTTCATTGATCTGGGCGGTGGCGCCCAGATCGGCCAACCGTCGTGCCAGCTCGCGGTTCTTCTCGCGCAGCACTTCCAGCTGGTAGCTGGCCAGCGACGCGGTCGGACCGTCGTCACGCGGCACCACCAGGGTCAGGGCCAGGTCCGGGAACTGCTTGAGGAAGCCCGGATGACGCCGCAACCAGGCAGCGACTTCATGGGCTCCGAGCTTGTCGACGGTTTCGGTCATGCGATCCACTCCCCTTCGAAGACGAATGCGGTCGGGCCGGCCATCACTACCGGCTGGCCATCGCCCGGCCACTGGATGCGCAGGTCACCACCGGGCAGGCTGATGCGCGCGTCACGCTGCAGGCGGCCACGCTGCATCAGGGTCACCGCAGCGGCACAGGCACCGCTGCCACAAGCCAGGGTTTCACCGACGCCGCGCTCATTCACACGCAGACGCGCATGCGCCGGGCCCATCACCTGGGCGAAACCCACGTTCACCGAGCGCGGGAACGATGCATGCTGCTGCAGCAGCGCACCGACGCGCTCGACCGGCGCAGCATCGATCAGGCCCACTTCGATCACCGCATGCGGGTTGCCCATCGACACCGCGGCAAATCGCACGCTTTCCCCCTGCAACGGCAGCAGGTATTCCTCACGCGCGTGGGCGAAGCCCATCAGCGGCACGTTGGCCGGCTCGAAGGCAGGCACGCCCATGGTTACCGCGAACTGGCCCTCGCCCAGCACCTTCACTTCGTGGCTGGCCAACGGGCTGTCGATGACGAATGCATCGCCCTGCGCACTGCCCTCGCGCACCAGCCAGGCCGCGATGCAGCGCGCGCCGTTGCCGCACTGCTCGGAGTTGGAACCGTCGGCATTCCAGATGCGGTAGGACGCCACCGAGCCTTCCGCGCGCGGTGCTTCGATGGTCAGGATCTGATCGCAGCCGACGCCAGTGTGGCGGTCGGCCAGGCGCGCGGCCAGTTCAGGCGTGGGCGGCGCAGTGCCGCCACGCAGGTCGATCACTACGAAATCATTGCCCGCGCCATGCATCTTGCTGAAGCGCAGCGCCTTGGAACCGGCCTTACTCATTCCCGCCGCCCACCTTCTTCGCAGGCGCAGGCGCCGGTTGGGTGGTCGGTGCAGCCGGGTCCACGGTCGTGGCCGGCGTGCCGCTGCCCTGGGTCTCCGCCGGGGTCGCTTCGGTCGCGGGCTCGGCAACGGGTTCAACGGTCTCTTCCACCGGCACCGGCTTCTGCGGCAGTACCAGCGGGCCCTTGTTGCCGCAGGCGGCGAGGAACAGCAGCGAGGCCGCTGCCAGCGGAATCAGGATGGCGTTTGGATGGGGGATCTTCATGCCCCGAGTATAGCCATTGGCGGCTGAGCGGTAGGTAGAGTCGACTGTTAGTCGACTGCTCTTCGATCAGATAGCGAAAACCCCGCGCTGCGCGCGATAGTCGACTAACAGTCGACTCTACCCCTTGCCGCCCCCATGGGGGCCGCTGGCGGGCCATGTTCAGCCCTCCGACGGTGGCAACGGCCGGGTCCACAGCCAGATCGCCACCACGGTCATGCTGCCGATCGAGAACCACTTCACCCAGGCGATCGGCACGCACCACAGCATGATGCCGGCACATACCGCCATCGTGATCGTGGCCATCCACTTGCCGTAGCGGCTGACCGCCCCGTGCGCCTGCCAGTTGGCGATGGCCGGACCGAAGCGCGGATGCTGCAGCAGCCAAGTGTGCAGGCGCTCGGAGCCGCGCGAAGCGGCCCAGGCCGAAATCAGGATGAATACGGTGGTCGGCAGGCCCGGCACGAAGATGCCGACGATGCCGGTGCCAAGGCTGACGTAGGCCAGCAGCCACCACGCCCAGCGGAAACGCACCACGCGCGGTGGCGTGGTGGCGTCGCGTGGGGCGGAAGGATCTGGCGCGCTCATGGCCGCAAGGATACCGGTTCAGGGTGCCCGGCAGTGCCCGGCACCCTGTCGCGATCACGGCTGGGCGATGCCCAGCTGCTGCAGCACGAACGCGTACGACTCGGACAGCTCGCGGTAACGCTGGAAGCGCCCCGACTTGCCGCCGTGGCCGGCTTCCATGTTGGTGCGGAACAGGATCGGGTAATGGCCGGTGTTGTCGTCACGCAGCTTGGCCACCCACTTGGCCGGTTCCCAGTACTGCACCTGCGAATCCCACAGGCCGGTGCCCACGAACAGCGCCGGATAGGCCTGCTTCTTCACGTTGTCGTAGGGCGAGTAGGACAGCATGTAGTCGTAGTACGGCTTCTGCTCCGGGTTGCCCCACTCGTCGTACTCGTTGGTGGTCAGCGGAATGGTCGGGTCGAGCATGGTGGTGACCACGTCGACGAACGGCACCTGCGCCACCATCACGCGGTAGTCCTGCGGCGCCTGGTTGGCTACCGCGCCCATCAGCAGGCCACCGGCACTGCCTCCGGATGCCGCCACGCGATCCTTCGCCGCCCAGCCCTGCGCCACCAGGGCACGGGTGACGTCGATGAAGTCGTTGAAGGTGTTCTGCTTGTGCAGCAGCTTGCCGTTCTCGTACCAGTCGCGGCCCATTTCCTGGCCACCACGGATGTGGGCAATGGCATACACCACGCCACGGTCGAGCAGGCTCACCGCGGTCTGGTTGAAGTACGGGTCCATCGACATGCCGTAGCTGCCATAGGCGTACTGGAACAGCGCGCCCTTGCCGTCCTTCTTGTAGCCCTTGCGGTAGACCAGCGACACCGGCACCTTCACGCCATCGCGCGCGGTGATCCAGACGCGGTCGGTTTCGTACTTCGACGCGTCATAGCCGATCACCGGCTGCACCTTCAGCTGGCGACGCTCACCGGTGGCGGTATTCAGTTCGAACACCGTGGTCGGGGTGGTCATCGAGGTGTAGATGTAACGCAGCCACGGCGTGTCGGCTTCGGTATTGTCGCCCAGGCCCATCGAATACGCCGGCTCATCGGCCTTCACGTAGTCGCTGCGGCCGTCCTTGAAAAGCAGGCGGATGCGCTCCAGGCCTTCGGAACGTTCGGCGATGGCGGTGTAGCTGTCGAACAGTTCGAAGCCCTCGATGAACACGGCATCGTCATGCGCGATCCAGTCCTTCCACTGCGCGCGCGAGGTGGCATCGGTGGGTGCGGTGACCAGCTTGAAGTTCTTCGCACCGTCGTTGGTGCGGATCACCCAGCGGCCATCGTAGTGGTCGGCGTCGTACTCGACGTCGCGCTGGCGCGGCGCCAGCACGGTGAAGGTGGTCGGGTCGCTGGCGGGTGCATATCGCTCTTCCGAGGACACCGTGCTGTGCACGCCGATGGTGATGAAGCGATCGTCGCGGGTGCGGCCGATGCCCATGTAGAAGCTGTCGTCCTTCTCCTCGTAGACGACGGTGTCGGCGCTGGCCGGGGTGCCCAGCACGTGCTTCTTCACGCGCACGGTCAGCAACGTTTCCGGATCGTTCTCGACGTACAGCACGGTGCGGTTGTCGTCGGCCCAGACCAGGTCGCCGGAGCTGCCGGTGATCACGTCGGGCAGCACCTTGCCGGTGGCCAGGTCCTTGAAGCGGATCGTGTACTGGCGGCGACCGACGTCATCATCGGCCCAGGCCAGCAGCTGGTTGTCCTGACTCACTTCCATCGAGCCGACGCTGAAGTAGCCCTTGCCGGCAGCCATCGCATTGACGTCCAGCAGGACTTCTTCGGCCGCGTCCATGCTGCCCTTGCGGCGCGCATGGATCGGGTAGTCCTGGCCGGTCTCGAAGCGGCTGTAGTACCAGTAGCCGCGCTCACGCGCCGGCACGCTGGAATCGTCCTGCTTGATGCGGCCGACGATCTCCTTGTACAGGGTGTCTTCCAGTGGCTTCAGCGGTGCCAGCAGCTGGTCGGCATAGGCATTCTCGGCCTGCAGGTAGGCCAGCATGTCCTTGTTCTCGCGCTTGTCGTCGCGCAGCCAGTAGTAGTCATCGCTGCGGGTCGCGCCGAACGGCGCCTTGACCACATGCGGGTGCTTGGCGGCATCCGGCGGAACAGGCAGGGGGGCGGCGTTGGCAGTGGTGGTCATCAGGCTGGCAAGCAACAGGCAGAGGGTAGGTTTCATGAAATAAGGCTCCAGGCGCATCAATGCAATGGTCTTCGACGGGGTCAGATCCCTTTTCCCGAAAAGGGATCTGACCCCAATCGCGGCGATGCGGCAACCCTGCGGATCGTCATGGTGCGGCTCCTGCTGGGGTCAGAGCCCTTTTGCGTGCAAAAGGGATCCGACCCCAGCGCGCGGCGTACCATGGGCGCATGAGCACCCTGCCCCACACGCCGGGCTACAGCCGGCGCAGCCATGAAATCGCCCCGTTCCACGTGATGTCCC
This genomic window from Stenotrophomonas maltophilia contains:
- the lptM gene encoding LPS translocon maturation chaperone LptM yields the protein MKIPHPNAILIPLAAASLLFLAACGNKGPLVLPQKPVPVEETVEPVAEPATEATPAETQGSGTPATTVDPAAPTTQPAPAPAKKVGGGNE
- a CDS encoding DUF484 family protein, with product MTETVDKLGAHEVAAWLRRHPGFLKQFPDLALTLVVPRDDGPTASLASYQLEVLREKNRELARRLADLGATAQINERLAVRTHQLTLALMKQDNAADTLRAMAASLQEDFAGDLVRLVVHTPVAGLEQADWLQVIAADDPQLGPFRDCLKDGEPICGRLQPEKNAVLYGVRSEEVQTTALLPLPGVGLIAVGSHDPNRFYPGMGTLFLRMMGDALVAGLKRFAG
- a CDS encoding S9 family peptidase; translation: MKPTLCLLLASLMTTTANAAPLPVPPDAAKHPHVVKAPFGATRSDDYYWLRDDKRENKDMLAYLQAENAYADQLLAPLKPLEDTLYKEIVGRIKQDDSSVPARERGYWYYSRFETGQDYPIHARRKGSMDAAEEVLLDVNAMAAGKGYFSVGSMEVSQDNQLLAWADDDVGRRQYTIRFKDLATGKVLPDVITGSSGDLVWADDNRTVLYVENDPETLLTVRVKKHVLGTPASADTVVYEEKDDSFYMGIGRTRDDRFITIGVHSTVSSEERYAPASDPTTFTVLAPRQRDVEYDADHYDGRWVIRTNDGAKNFKLVTAPTDATSRAQWKDWIAHDDAVFIEGFELFDSYTAIAERSEGLERIRLLFKDGRSDYVKADEPAYSMGLGDNTEADTPWLRYIYTSMTTPTTVFELNTATGERRQLKVQPVIGYDASKYETDRVWITARDGVKVPVSLVYRKGYKKDGKGALFQYAYGSYGMSMDPYFNQTAVSLLDRGVVYAIAHIRGGQEMGRDWYENGKLLHKQNTFNDFIDVTRALVAQGWAAKDRVAASGGSAGGLLMGAVANQAPQDYRVMVAQVPFVDVVTTMLDPTIPLTTNEYDEWGNPEQKPYYDYMLSYSPYDNVKKQAYPALFVGTGLWDSQVQYWEPAKWVAKLRDDNTGHYPILFRTNMEAGHGGKSGRFQRYRELSESYAFVLQQLGIAQP
- the dapF gene encoding diaminopimelate epimerase, with the protein product MSKAGSKALRFSKMHGAGNDFVVIDLRGGTAPPTPELAARLADRHTGVGCDQILTIEAPRAEGSVASYRIWNADGSNSEQCGNGARCIAAWLVREGSAQGDAFVIDSPLASHEVKVLGEGQFAVTMGVPAFEPANVPLMGFAHAREEYLLPLQGESVRFAAVSMGNPHAVIEVGLIDAAPVERVGALLQQHASFPRSVNVGFAQVMGPAHARLRVNERGVGETLACGSGACAAAVTLMQRGRLQRDARISLPGGDLRIQWPGDGQPVVMAGPTAFVFEGEWIA
- the xerC gene encoding tyrosine recombinase XerC gives rise to the protein MSAVQAFLQHLQVERRMSAHTLDAYRRDLDALSVWAEPRGVAVEALDADALRQFVADEHRRGLSAKSLQRRLSACRSFYAWLLKHGRIEVSPAATLKAPRAPRRLPQVLDADEAVQLVELEPEGELGRRDRALLELFYSSGLRLSEVCALTWRDLDFASGLVNVLGKGNRQRRVPFGRPAREALQAWRTESGGGPASPVFPGRNGPISQRAVQIRIRQLAQRQGLFKHVHPHMLRHSFASHILESSGDLRGVQELLGHADIATTQIYTHLDFQHLAKVYDAAHPRAKRRRSNEGSGES
- a CDS encoding YbaN family protein; the protein is MSAPDPSAPRDATTPPRVVRFRWAWWLLAYVSLGTGIVGIFVPGLPTTVFILISAWAASRGSERLHTWLLQHPRFGPAIANWQAHGAVSRYGKWMATITMAVCAGIMLWCVPIAWVKWFSIGSMTVVAIWLWTRPLPPSEG